Proteins from one Drosophila gunungcola strain Sukarami chromosome 3R, Dgunungcola_SK_2, whole genome shotgun sequence genomic window:
- the LOC128252073 gene encoding uncharacterized protein LOC128252073, with amino-acid sequence MGLLSSKSKKSYEVAGSGTQNQKKASMKSSRSTNTKIEGSPTQSEPPNPSSVIEESNLKPEWLNETLFEALLTANVVQFSKIVGFRVIPAMAPGENYATLMLRISIDVELTDKSTKLVSFMMKVPHKTPQMEQMLAMANFFNSENAVYSDILPKLKELYKVSGLDITFAPKAFKLDSKKEPNLANTVLMNDMGQDGFKNLNRLECLNLEQTKFALKKLAQFHAASAMNVQVNGPYADMYVNGAFGGNKEVLMAFFEGMISSFRIAFMANLKNFDNGEEFREKLESAFSQITLDLEHLMKVDPTEFNVLNHGDCWMNNLLFKVDSKGEVEDMVFVDFQNPKYGSPTQDLFYLLITSVHIDYKLDYFDFFIRHYHEQLTKHLDILGYNGKQPSLRELHMQMYKNGSWALLPSISVLPIVLLDPNESATFDNFLGDTEAGAKFKNLLYANKRYKGYIEKILPWLDNRGLLEAYTQSTPTETALLEHCVDPNQILDWLSVSDFEEIISSNEPQFQKIVSGAWSSATKAGDNFASKLLKIDIQAQLRDNSVKTYSYILKVQPPKTTDNFIDINMFPKEMEMYRKYVPAFENLYKEAGLTVTFSPKSFVFSKPVKEEYLLMENLQTSGFKMADRMKGMDMEHTKSSLKKLAQWHAASIKYKELNGSYSPLYNDGIYIEQTRDLYNNMFAQSKYTFIDIFGKFKGAGEYLHKLSRILDNHVDQVIEDAKINEAEFNVLNHGDAWINNIMFQYDSEGKLRETLLLDHQNAKYGNPAQDLYYFLMSSAELAIKVDKFDYLIRWYHENLVEYANLLKYNGLVPSLSELHSILLEHPAFAVGTVISTLTVCLNQADEAFNPEAFFVETPESEAFRRQLLGNERYKAHIERIFPWLARRGLLEPMGQRSSKAKRTYEVGTSGSEKQSKPTARVNSDPPAAPTKSEPEVDRSNLLPKWLNETQFEELLVANIPKFSKILNFQANPAMAPGENYATLMLRISIDVELTDKSNKLISFMMKVPHDTPQMDQMLAMVNFFTLENAAYIDILPKMEELYKAKGMDITFAPRAFKLDSTKEPKLANTVLMDDLGQNGFKNLNRLEGLKLEQAKFAIQKLAQFHAAGATMVQVHGPYSDLFLFGMMGNNVNVIKAFIEGMLGSFRTAFLANLDKLKDGESYRETLEKVLAGLTTEFMKIATIDPTEFNVLNHGDCWINNLLFKVDSKGEVEDMVFVDFQNPKYGTPVTDLLYLIMTSVHIDIKLDYFDFFIRHYHEQLTKHLDILGFTGRQPLLRELHIKIFKHGPWALFPTISVLPVVLLDPNESATFDNFMADTEAGANFKNLLYANKRYQGYIERILPWLKNRGFLEASPEPIPAQPLMEQPEPPQPENPDKILDWVTITDFKDIISSTEPEFEKIVSGSWKLATKPGDNYASKLLRVDIEAQLKDKSSKSFSYILKVNTADDMINFSDFNLFPKEIEVYSTFVPGFEQLYKDVGVPVTFSAKSYRLSKDVSEEYLIFDNLQTAGFKMCDRLKGMDMEHSKCTLKKLAQWHAASLKYKEINGPYPPKYANGIFTEQTADVFKGMFAQSKDCFLHIVGKFEGVDEYLHKLPAIMDSHVDKIIEDAKINEKEFNVLNHGDAWINNIMFQYDSEGHVKETFLLDHQVTKYGNPAQDLYYFIMSSTQLDIKVDQFDYLIRWYHQNLEEHAKLLKFNGFVPSLNELHVILLEHPIYAAATVLSTLTVCLNKTDDNFSSDVFYKDGKEAEEQRLQLFSNERYKANIERVMPWLNRRGLLDAFTTEKAL; translated from the exons ATGGGTCTGCTTAGTTCCAAGTCAAAAAAGAGCTATGAAGTGGCCGGTTCCGGCACTCAGAATCAGAAAAAGGCCTCGATGAAAAGTTCTCGGTCAACTAATACGAAAATTGAGGGGTCACCCACTCAATCTGAGCCACCAAACCCTAGCTCGGTAATTGAGGAGAGCAATTTGAAACCTGAGTGGCTCAATGAAACGCTATTCGAGGCATTACTCACCGCGAATGTCGTTCAGTTCTCAAAGATAGTGGGTTTTCGGGTAATACCCGCCATGGCCCCTGGAGAGAACTATGCCACTTTGATGTTGAGGATCAGCATAGATGTGGAGCTAACTG ACAAGAGCACCAAACTGGTCTCCTTCATGATGAAGGTACCACACAAAACGCCCCAAATGGAACAGATGCTGGCCATGGCTAACTTTTTCAATAGCGAGAATGCAGTCTACTCGGATATATTGCCAAAATTGAAGGAACTTTACAAGGTCAGCGGTCTGGACATCACCTTCGCACCCAAAGCATTTAAACTGGACTCCAAAAAAGAGCCCAACTTGGCCAACACAGTGCTCATGAATGACATGGGCCAGGATGGCTTCAAGAACTTAAATCGCCTGGAATGCCTCAACTTGGAACAAACTAAGTTTGCACTGAAAAAACTGGCCCAATTTCATGCGGCATCTGCCATGAATGTGCAGGTGAATGGACCCTATGCAGATATGTATGTTAATGGAGCCTTCGGTGGAAACAAAGAGGTTTTGATGGCATTTTTTGAAGGAATGATTTCCTCCTTCCGGATAGCTTTTATGGCCAACCTGAAGAACTTCGATAACGGCGAAGAATTCCGTGAAAAGCTG GAATCGGCATTCTCGCAGATCACTTTAGACTTGGAACATCTAATGAAAGTCGATCCCACTGAGTTCAATGTACTGAACCATGGTGACTGCTGGATGAACAATCTGCTGTTCAAGGTCGACTCTAAGGGCGAAGTGGAAGACATGGTGTTTGTCGACTTCCAGAACCCCAAATACGGCTCTCCCACTCAGGACTTGTTCTACCTACTTATCACCTCGGTGCACATAGACTACAAGCTGGATTACTTTGACTTCTTCATCAGGCACTACCACGAACAGTTGACCAAGCACTTGGATATTTTGGGTTACAACGGCAAACAGCCCTCGCTGAGGGAGCTCCACATGCAGATGTACAAGAACGGAAGTTGGGCCCTGTTACCCTCAATAAGTGTGCTGCCCATAGTGCTCCTGGATCCAAATGAGTCGGCCAcgtttgacaatttccttggCGACACCGAAGCCGGTGCCAAATTCAAGAACCTCTTGTATGCCAACAAGCGCTACAAGGGCTACATCGAAAAGATTCTACCCTGGTTGGACAATAGAGGTCTCTTGGAGGCCTA CACTCAGTCCACGCCAACTGAAACAGCTTTATTGGAACATTGCGTAGATCCCAACCAGATTCTAGACTGGCTTAGTGTGAGTGACTTTGAAGAGATCATTTCCTCCAACGAACCCCAGTTTCAGAAGATTGTGAGCGGTGCTTGGAGTTCGGCCACGAAGGCAGGTGACAACTTCGCCTCCAAGCTTTTAAAGATTGATATACAGGCACAGCTCAGAG ATAATAGTGTCAAGACCTACTCCTACATACTGAAGGTGCAACCACCGAAAACCACTGACAACTTCATCGACATTAACATGTTTCCCAAGGAAATGGAGATGTATCGCAAATATGTGCCAGCCTTCGAGAATCTCTATAAGGAGGCAGGCTTGACGGTCACTTTTAGCCCAAAGTCCTTCGTGTTTAGTAAACCTGTGAAGGAAGAATACCTCTTAATGGAGAATCTTCAGACAAGTGGCTTCAAAATGGCTGATCGCATGAAGGGAATGGACATGGAGCACACAAAGAGCTCACTCAAGAAACTGGCCCAATGGCATGCGGCTTCCATCAAATACAAGGAGCTCAATGGATCCTACTCCCCTCTGTATAACGATGGAATTTATATTGAGCAGACGAGGGATCTGTACAATAATATGTTTGCCCAGTCCAAGTACACGTTTATTGATATATTTGGAAAGTTTAAGGGCGCCGGGGAATATCTGCATAAGCtg tcaCGTATATTGGACAACCATGTAGACCAGGTCATCGAAGATGCCAAAATCAATGAGGCAGAGTTTAATGTACTTAATCATGGCGATGCCTGGATAAACAACATTATGTTTCAATACGACTCTGAGGGGAAACTGAGGGAAACCTTGTTGCTTGATCACCAGAATGCGAAGTACGGAAACCCAGCTCAAGATCTTTACTACTTCCTAATGAGCTCTGCAGAGCTGGCAATCAAGGTCGATAAGTTTGATTATCTGATCAGGTGGTATCATGAAAATCTAGTGGAGTACGCGAATTTGTTGAAATACAACGGATTGGTACCCTCTCTAAGTGAACTGCACTCTATTTTGTTAGAACATCCAGCTTTTG CTGTTGGCACAGTGATCAGTACCCTGACCGTTTGCCTCAATCAGGCCGACGAGGCCTTTAATCCTGAAGCATTTTTCGTCGAAACACCGGAATCGGAAGCATTTAGACGGCAGCTACTTGGTAACGAGCGTTACAAGGCCCATATTGAGCGGATTTTCCCTTGGCTTGCTAGAAGAGGTCTTCTGGAGCCt ATGGGTCAACGATCGTCAAAAGCAAAGCGGACCTATGAAGTGGGCACTTCGGGGTCTGAAAAGCAGTCAAAGCCAACGGCTAGGGTGAACTCTGACCCCCCAGCTGCACCCACCAAGTCGGAACCCGAGGTTGATCGAAGCAATTTGCTGCCCAAGTGGCTGAATGAAACGCAATTTGAGGAATTACTTGTAGCGAACATACCAAAGTTTTCAAAGATACTGAATTTCCAAGCGAACCCCGCCATGGCCCCCGGAGAAAACTATGCCACACTTATGTTGAGGATCAGCATAGATGTGGAGCTAACTG acAAGAGTAACAAACTGATCTCCTTCATGATGAAGGTTCCCCATGACACTCCCCAAATGGATCAGATGCTGGCTATGGTAAATTTCTTTACCCTCGAGAACGCAGCCTATATTGACATACTGCCGAAAATGGAGGAGCTGTATAAGGCCAAAGGCATGGACATCACCTTCGCTCCACGAGCATTCAAACTGGACTCCACAAAGGAGCCCAAGCTAGCCAACACCGTGCTAATGGACGATCTCGGCCAAAATGGATTCAAGAACTTGAACCGATTGGAAGGCCTTAAGTTGGAGCAAGCTAAATTTGCTATACAAAAACTGGCCCAGTTTCATGCAGCCGGTGCCACGATGGTCCAGGTGCACGGACCATATTCTGATTTATTCCTGTTTGGCATGATGGGAAATAACGTGAATGTTATAAAGGCGTTCATTGAAGGAATGTTGGGATCTTTTCGAACGGCATTCTTGGCCAATCTGGACAAGTTGAAGGACGGAGAATCCTATCGTGAAACGCTG GAAAAAGTTCTTGCTGGCCTCACTACGGAATTCATGAAGATCGCCACCATAGATCCCACTGAGTTCAATGTGCTTAATCACGGCGACTGCTGGATTAATAATCTGCTGTTCAAGGTGGACTCCAAGGGGGAAGTGGAAGACATGGTGTTTGTCGATTTCCAGAACCCTAAATACGGCACTCCCGTCACGGATCTGCTCTACTTGATCATGACTTCGGTGCACATCGACATTAAGCTGGATTACTTTGACTTCTTCATCAGGCACTACCACGAACAACTGACCAAGCACTTGGATATTTTGGGATTTACTGGCCGACAGCCCTTGCTGAGGGAGTTGCACATTAAGATATTCAAACACGGCCCATGGGCCTTGTTCCCAACCATTTCTGTGCTGCCAGTGGTTCTTTTGGACCCCAACGAGTCGGCGACCTTTGATAATTTCATGGCTGACACCGAAGCAGGTGCTAACTTCAAAAATTTACTGTACGCCAACAAGCGATATCAAGGATACATTGAACGGATTTTGCCGTGGCTTAAAAATCGCGGTTTTCTGGAAGCCAG CCCTGAGCCAATCCCAGCTCAGCCATTAATGGAACAACCAGAGCCACCGCAGCCTGAGAATCCCGATAAGATACTTGACTGGGTTACCATTACCGACTTCAAGGATATCATTTCCTCTACCGAACCAGAATTTGAGAAAATTGTGAGCGGGTCTTGGAAGTTGGCGACGAAACCTGGCGACAACTATGCTTCTAAGCTGCTAAGGGTTGACATAGAGGCGCAGTTAAAAG ACAAAAGCTCCAAGTCCTTCTCGTACATCCTGAAAGTGAACACGGCCGATGACATGATCAACTTCTCCGACTTCAACCTGTTTCCCAAGGAGATCGAGGTGTACAGCACTTTTGTGCCCGGATTCGAGCAGCTTTACAAGGATGTTGGCGTGCCGGTCACATTTAGTGCCAAATCCTACCGCCTCAGCAAGGACGTCAGCGAAGAATATTTGATTTTCGATAACCTGCAAACAGCCGGGTTCAAGATGTGTGATCGCCTGAAGGGAATGGACATGGAACACAGCAAGTGCACTCTGAAAAAATTGGCCCAATGGCATGCAGCCTCTCTGAAGTACAAGGAAATCAATGGACCCTACCCGCCCAAATACGCCAATGGCATCTTCACAGAGCAAACTGCCGATGTGTTTAAGGGTATGTTTGCTCAATCCAAGGATTGCTTTCTGCATATAGTGGGCAAGTTTGAAGGCGTTGATGAGTACCTGCACAAATTG CCAGCTATAATGGATTCCCATGTTGacaaaataattgaagatGCCAAAATAAATGAGAAAGAGTTCAATGTTCTTAATCACGGCGATGCTTGGATAAACAACATTATGTTCCAATACGACTCAGAAGGCCATGTCAAGGAAACCTTTCTGCTAGATCACCAAGTCACTAAATACGGAAATCCAGCTCAGGATCTGTACTACTTCATAATGAGTTCCACTCAGCTGGACATCAAAGTCGATCAGTTTGACTATCTTATCCGATGGTACCATCAAAACTTAGAAGAGCATGCCAAGCTATTGAAGTTTAATGGATTTGTTCCCTCTCTAAATGAACTGCACGTAATTTTGCTAGAGCACCCCATTTATg cggcTGCAACTGTGCTTAGCACCCTGACAGTTTGCCTGAACAAGACAGATGATAACTTCTCCTCCGATGTATTTTACAAGGACGGTAAGGAAGCAGAAGAGCAGAGATTGCAGCTGTTCAGCAACGAACGTTACAAAGCCAATATAGAGCGCGTTATGCCATGGTTAAATAGGAGGGGATTGCTTGATGCCTTTACCACCGAAAAAGCCTTATAA